The sequence below is a genomic window from Brettanomyces bruxellensis chromosome 9, complete sequence.
TGAGGTGGAACGGGGAGTTAAGTAAGCAGAGGCGTGATTGAGTGTGTAATATCTTTACTAATAGAGACTAAGTCGAATGTATAGTGTAGCTTAGCGGATTTGAAGAGAGTAGATAGTGTGATATTTTCCAGAAGTTTGCTAGCCAAGTTAGGAAGGTTGGACATATACATGTCGTTATATTGCCGTGTGTATATAAAGTTTTGACAAGCTTAGCGGAAGATGAAGTGGGCTAAAGAACGCCAAGAACGTGTTTCTGATTGAGATTATTATGGTATAGTTTGATACAATGCTCCTTTCCACAGTGTGGGAACTTGTGAGCAGAGGTGATTCTACATCAGTGTGCAAGCCGCGGAAGGATATGGCCTAGTTTTATTCGTTAGCAGTTACATTTATCTATTTGCATTATGAACATTTCATATATTAATACTCTTCATCTGGTACTGAAGGTGGTTGTGACAAAGCAGTATCAAATCATTGATTTTTAAGTGGTTGAATGATTCTTGTTTGGTAGATCCACTGCAGAGTTACTCTGTTGGTGTTGGACTTATCACATAGCTTAGGAACGTCCTGTCCCGAGTAACAGTGTAGATCATTGAACCGAAGTACCCGTTAGAATTTCATAGAAGAATTAGCTTATTCTGAAGTAAACAATTGCTTAAACCACTAGAAGCTTGTGAGGTAATTAGGTAATTGAATTTCTGAACCACTAAAAGGCATTCTGAGGCAAACCGTTGTCATATTTTGAGGCAAACAATCGCTTAAACCATTAGCTTATCTGAAGCaatcaatttcttgaacCATTACCTATCCCGAGACAATCAATTGCTGAACCATTACCTTTCTGAGGCATGCAATTGCTGAACCATTACCTTTCTGAGGCATGCAATTGCTGAACCATTACCTTTCTGAGGCATGCAATTGCTGAACCATTACCTTTCTGAGGCATGCAATTGCTGAACCATTACCTTTCTGAGGCATGCAATTGCTGAACCATTACCTTTCTGAGGCATGCAATTGCTGAACCATTACCTTTCTGAGGCATGCAATTGCTGAACCATTACCTATTCTGATGCAATCAACCGCTTGAACCATTAGCTTATTTGAGGCAATCATGAAAAAATGCTTGAACCACTGCTCTAAGACATGCAATGAATTGCTTCAACcactatctttttttaaaccACTACTCTAAGACGTGCACACCTCACTGCAGCTCACCATACCGCCCCCTGGTCTTGGTAGTGTCGTACTTCCGCACAAGATCACCCTGGCCACGTGTCTGGGAGAAAGCAAAGCCCCTCTGCTTACGCATCCGGCGGACCTGGCGAACCTTGCGAATGGTGCTCTGGAAAGAGGAGAACTTGGGCCGGTGGTCCTGGATGTGGTACTTCTGGACACGCTGGACCTCGTGGTACATCTCTGGGTTCCAGTTGCGCTTGTAGTACTTCCAGAGAAAGTCACGGAGAAGGCAGAGGACCGggatgacgatgatggCCAGCCAGTAGGTCGGGGACCCGTAGACGTAGCGGAAAACACCCCAGTACTCGAGAGAGACGCCTGCACGGGGGGCGATGACGGCGTAGAGCGGGAATGCGATGAGCCACATGAGGAAAGAGCCCGGGATGGCGAGCAAGGTGAACTTGGTCCACTGCGAGGAGACGAGGGCGGCCTTTCCGAGTGAGGTGAGGAGGCAGGATGTGTAGAGTGTGATTCCCACGACCCAGATGTTGGCGATGTTGCCGTCCGGGAGGGCGTTGCCCCGGCGGTAGATGAAAAGCACGgcgaggaagatgatgccGGAGTGGTAGAAGGCGTTTGCGGCCCAGGCCCAGAAGATCTGGACGTTAAAGAAGTGGCCGTGCTGGCCGAGCGTGTAGAGCCGCGGGTAGCGGAGCAGCATGTCCTGGGAGATGTACTGGTCGAAGATGCCGATGACGAAAGGTGGGAGGGCCAAGAAGATGACGTTGTACATGGTCAAGGTCCAGGACTCGACGATGGACTGGCCGGAGAAGCCGTTGCTGAAGGCGAACCAGAACTGGCACATGTAGAGCACGATGTTCTTGTAGAAGGAGTAGAGGATGGCCTGCGAGAGCCGGTGGTAGGACCAGGCGCCGTGCACGAGGAGCAACTTGCGGAGGAACCGGAACTGGCCCACGGAGAAGTCTGCAGCCCGGGCTGCCTGCATTCCCTCGAGCCCGCTGATTCCCACGCCCACGTGTGCGGCCTGGATCATCGAGACGTCGTTTGCCCCGTCGCCGACCGCCAGGAGGATCGCGTTTGTCTTTCTCTTGACGAGCCTGACCACGAGGGCCTTCTGCAAGGGCGAGACCCGGCAGCAGAGCACTGCTTTGCAGCGTAGGGCCAGTGCCAGCAGCGAGTCCTCCATCTCGGGCTCTAGGGCGAATCCGAGCGACCGCCCGTCGATCACCAGGGCCAGGCTGTCTGTATCTTCCCCCTGGGCCTGCTCCAGGGCACTCAGCTTGTCCGCGATGTTCTCGCGGGTCGCCTCCCTGGTCTGCTCGTTCACTATCAAAAGATTCATGTCCTCCGAGAGCAACCCACAGCTCATGCCCACGTTTATCGCTGTTTCCTGGCGGTCCCCCGTCAAAACCCACACCTTGATGCCGGCCTGCTGCATCGCCCGGATCGTCTCGGGAACGCCGTCCTGGAGCTTGTCCTCGATGGCCGTGGCCCCCAGGAGGTGCAAGTGTGTTTCAATCTGCTCCGCCGCCTCGTCCAGCCGCCGCGACCGGGCCTCCACACTCACCGCGGCCGCCTGGTACACCCGGTTCCACTCCTGGTACTCCTTCTCGCCCACCACGCGCTCCGCGAGGCACAACGTCCGCAACCCATCCCCGGCAAACGCCTCCAGGTGGGCTGCCGTCGCCTCCACGTACCGTGACTGGGGCTCGAGCCGGCTGAACACCACACTGTCTGCTCCCTTCACGAACACCCGGATCCGGCCGTCCGGGCACCGGAACACGCAGCTCATTCTCTTCCGCGTCGAGTTGAACTCGCAGATGTTGAGAAGCTTGAACTCCTGCATCTCGTTTCCCACGCGAATGCCCACACTCGCCGGCTTCCGGACCCGGAACTCGTACCCAAGGCGCCGGGCCCCTTCCACTAACGCCCCCTCGTCAAGAGACGACGCCTGGTATTTCACGCTGCCGTCCTCCTGCACCTCGGGGATCACCGTGTGGCACGTGGCAAGGAGTGTGAGGAACATTCTAATGCACGTGGGGTGGTGTTGTAGGTTGTCTTGGGGAGGATCTTCGCTTTCTTtactttctctttcttctccttctatCTCTTCACTCTCTTCTCCTTCCATCTCTTCGTACCCCCTGTACCCAACCTCAACCCCGTCAACAACCCTCGCTGCCTCCCCCTCAGGTATCCGGTCAGTGTAGCACCGGCCGGCTATCGAGCACGCCCGGAACTCCATCACGTTCCGCGTCAACGTGCCCGTCTTGTCGCTGAAAACGTACCCGATCTGCCCCAACTCGTCCACCAACGAAGAGGTCCGGGCCACCGTCGGCGTGTCCGTCGGCTCGTAGTACAGGTCGAGGTCGCAGCCTATCAAATACGCCTGGTAGTACTTGATGATCTCCACGGTCACGAAGAGCGAGATCGGCACGAGGTTCGAGTAGAGAATCCAGTACGTGAGGATGTCCAGGAAGAACAACCCGGCCTTGTTCGTCTGCTTCTGGCCCACGTACTCCATCGTGGAAGAGTGTGCCGACAACGTGATGATGTCACCGAGCGACGAAACCACAGAAAGCAGCACCAACAACGCCAAGAGCGCGAGGATCTGCCGGTTGATGATCCGCTCCATGTCGGTGGTCTTGATCGGGGCAGCCGTGGCATTCTGCATCAGCTTCGAGTCGTGGCCCGTGAAAATCGCCACCCCTTGCACCCACCGCGTGTTCTTCACCGTGGCCCCGCGGAGGAGCACCTGGTCCGGCGAGAGGGCCACCACGGGGCCCCCAGCAACGTACAGCGTGCCCTCGTACGTGTACAAGCTGCTGTTGGGCTGCTCCCCGACAATCCGGCCCTCCAAACGCGAAATCTCCCCCGGGCTCACCATCCCGGCCGTCTCCTGCCGCGCCTGCTTGATCTTCAAGTTCGTCTCCCCGTCCAAGTTCGCCGTCTCCACGTAGCAGAGCCCGTCGGGCTCCGAAGTCGACAAAATCACCATGTCCGCCGGCACAGCCTCGCCCTCTTGCACTTTCACCACCTGCCCGACCCGCACATCCGTCCACCGCCGCGACACGAAGTCCGCCAGCCCCACGTCCAGGATGTCCGCCCGTGATTGGTTCAATTCTTCGTCCGCAGCCCGCCGTTTCAGGTCCTCGTGGACTTCCTTCACTGCTGAGACTGCAATCACCACTGCCAACGTGCCGATCGTCGTGTACCGACCCGTCGGCGACACCGTCGGCACCTGCTGGATCAACGACGtgaacaagaagaacacGTTTGCGTACTTTGAGAACTGCTCCGCCAGGAATTTCGGCAAGAACGTCACCGCGTTGTACTTTGCTGTGGAAACCCGGTTATCGCAGAACTGCTCGTTGTTCTGGCTTGAATTCACAAACACCTCCCTGGTCCCCTGCCTGCTTTCTGCATCCTGCTTTCTGCCGTGGTCTGTAATGCTCTTTATCCGCCCGAAAAGATGCGATGCCCATGTCTTGAGGGAGTGGTGGGATGTGTTCAATTCATTTGCTCTATCATTGCCTCTGATACTTCTATCTCCGtttctattttcatttctattGCCACTTCTATCTCCACTTCTACGTCCATTTCTAACTCCTCCCCCCTCCTCAAACGGATTCGCACTATTCCCCATATCATCCATGCTCACCTCATCCATATCTCCCCCATTCACCTCATCTCCTCCCCCGCCATCTGCAAACGGGTCCATCTCATCCATCTGTATGTCCTCCCCAAAAAAATCATCGTCATCTATCACAAACTGGCTTCCCTTCCTGTAACTCATGCTGTACTTATATCTCTTCCCAGCTTTAGTGTTTTAATGCTGCAAATTCCAGTCTGCTATCAATTGTTTGCCTGAGTTTCTGCAGCCTTCTGATTCTGCTCAACTTGATCCCTGAATTGTGCAATCTTGTTGTTTATCACCTATCTTCAGTTGCCTGCCAATAAAAATACTCCTCCCATGTACGAGCGAGCATTGGGCACGTttagttttttttggtCTTAAATTTCCCGGCTGTGATAAATATCCCtacaaattatatatatatctcGAATCTTATCAAActattctttttacttATACGCTATTCCTGCTTCTATTTGtatcttttatttgtatatttacttttatttccattcctttattttaattGTATATCTACTTCTACCCctcttttatttgtatatttacttttattcCCCTTCCTATATTTTAATTGTATATCTACTTCTACTCCTCTTTTACTTGTATATCTACTTATATTCCTGTTCCTGCTTCCTatttaaattatatttctaGTCTTACCCATTcccttcattttctcctAATCCTACTTATTCCCTTTCATTTATATTCCTTTTACTTCTATTTATCTCCATATTCTACCCCTATTTCCATCCATTTCTATCTCTTCCTGatcttatcttttctcacttttatttgtattcACTCCTACTCCTATTCACTCCTACTCCTATTCTATTCTATTTCCTCATATTTTTACTCTATTTCCACTCTGTACTACTTTgttctatttcattttaccCACCCCCACCTACTCCCAATACCTATAACACATAATCAATTAGAGTGCTTATATAGATGTATAGAAATTACTACAGACTTCTCATCACATTTATGCCTCCAAAGTCAATCTTCCCTTTGGATTGGTAACCTTAACACCAATAGCCTTGGCTCTGGCCAAAAGAGTAACTCTGTGCTTGGCAGAAACGTTGTGGGCAATCTCAGCAGCGTACAACTTGTTGTTCATCAACAATGCATCCAACTCCTTTATGTTTCTGACTGTGATAACCTTCTGTCCGTGAACGTTCAAGAACTTGGTCTTCTTGTTGGATCCGTAACCGATCTTTGGAGCGTAAACGGTACCTCtgaatcttcttctgataCGGGAGTCAATACCCTTTTGAAGTCTCCAGTTCTCATCCACTCTCTTGAAGCGGTCAGACTGGTGTCTCTTGAACTTCTTtgtgttcttcttcacaaTCTTAGGAGTTAATCTTGGAGCCATCTGTATAAAACGTTCGTTAGTTAGTATTTGCTTCTTTAAATCAATTCTACACTTGTGAGATGCTTCTGAATGCTGTTTGTgtctttcttcaatatttcaactGATACTCTGCCAAATTGTAGTTACCACTCGTTCAATTCTTTCCGCTTGTTTGCCTTGTCCCCCATGATCTATTAATGGCAACCTTCATGCAACTACTATATTCTAGCTCGCATAGACTGCACTTCGAATTGCTTTCCTGCTCATTTGTATATCTGCTGTTTTAATCTCATAAATATCCACATCGAATCACAAAGCATCCCCCAAAGAATCTCATCTGTAACATGTAATCTCCTCCAACATACTTTTATAGTTACTTTTGTCGATCAACACCTTATAAAAGGTCTTTTGTTCTGGTATCAGTTAATATGAATGAAGATGCTTGATTTGTTTGAAATACTCAGCTTGTATTCCTATCGCTGTGCAGGtatgaaattttttggtgcgaaaaaaaaaaaatttcatgaTACTCGAGCTCGCTCCTATCCATTACTTTCTTCCGCTTGCCCATTCCTGCACCCTCGAATTTTTATTCGCGCCTCTTGCCGGTTAGTCGCGCACACCTCAGACCACCATGgcctctttttcttccttctcatTTGGGTAGCCCTATGCCCTGTCACGTGATGAGgggagaagagaaagaaataaggaaataaataacatCCGCGCTTAAATACAAAGCACATACTCTGGACAGTCAAAACAATTTAGTTTACTTAGCAATTATTGGAGATCTGGCAACCATGTCGTCTGAGGTGGCTGATAACAATGGATGCGAGGAGAGTACAGGGGATGAGTATTATTACATAGATAAAAATCAGCATTATGAGACGTTAAAGCCATCATTAAGAACAGATGTTATCAGAGATTATGGATTGTTGGAACTTGCCGAATCTGTTGCACGGACAAATCCGGATGGGACCAAAGGTGTGAAGCTTCGCAAATCGTATAAAAGTCATATAGCGGATTTGCCTGGTAAGTACACCATTCCGAAGGGTACGACACTTTCTCCAATTATATGTGTTCCGGATAATCCAGATATGATCCAACCTGAAATAAAGCCGTTTGAAATCGAACGATTGAAGCGtctcttcaactttgaGAAGAGTTCTGTTAACGGGATCCCTGGATTTGATGCCAGTAAGTTGGCCATTGGAAGTAGCGACTTCTCAGATAAGAATAGAAAGAGAATGTCATCACCAGATGAGAGGTCAGATTTGAAGAGGCGTCATGTTCGTGTGAAGTTTGATTGAGTGAGTTTGGTGAGGTTGGATTGTGTGGAATGGGTTTTTATTTATGGCTTTATCGATGTGTAATTCTTTTCTAATGTATGACGGATTTGTATTACGTAACCGTGTAGATTGAGGTGAGTGGATAGAGAGAGATAATACTGCTTAGGTAATGCTGGCAGAGTGCATTGCAAAGCAATGGAGGGTATAATGAAGGAGATGTTATGGGACAAGTCGTGTTGTAGGTAGAAGAGCAACGACAAGTGTATAAAGCTGGATATCCTCATGTGTTtatgttaaagttagtgttactAGATTTATACAGTacttcgatatttattgtagtatgtaataaagagtatgtataatgatatacaaaagggaatatcctcactttatatagatgtagtTCTCGTATTAATCAGATaatataacaataccatcattccttacttgaactccattgttcgagagcttcattgttttgacagTTTATAACTTATAAACATGTTATATgctacaataaatattgaaaCTACATTAATGGTAATTTCAACTTTAGCGGGTATTTTCGTCTTTggtattttgtattttgtattttgtattttgtattttgtattttgtattttgtatttggTATTTGGTATTTGGTATTTGGTATTATTGATGAAGACACGCGTAACAGATTTGTGAAAATCTTGGAGAAAGAGGATTGCATCTGGCTGGAGTGGATAAACTACAGAATAATAATTGAGGCGGAGAAAGAGGTATTGTGGGGATATAGTGGGTGGTTGTTGAATTTGCAAAGCACCCAGTTGCATTTATATCACCGGAAACCAATTACTCCAGCCTTGAAAGAGATGGTTGAGGTAAAACATAAAACGATGACATGGGAGCAGCATACCGGATAGAGGAGGAGTAGGGTTTGGATGCATTAGGCAACCGCGAGGAAGAATAAGATTagggaaaatttttcaggtgagaaaaaaaaatatatatatttaaaattaataaaaagcAGAACACGAGGAATGAAAAGGGTGAGGCGTGAGAGATCGAAGGGCAAGCATAAGGGAGCATTGAGTGAATCAGGCATCACACAAGGAAAATTGCCAGGTACAGAAACAGCAGTACAGGCATCAGGCGGATTGAGCTAGCGAAATACGCACAGAGTGGATTTGTTTAACTAAGAGCAGATCAACGGTACAAAACAGACAAAGCAGAAACAATCAGAGGAGAAACAAACAAGCAGACAGAGAACATTAAGATGCCAAAGAAAGGAGTTACGATGGACTTGGGGTCATTCCTCAAGGACGACCAGTTTGGAGGCGACTCGTGGGCGGACGATTTCAACATGGATGACCTCAGCGTTGATTTGACTGCGGGTGCAGGGGCCAAAGCAGCAACTGGAGGAGAAAGGGAGCGGGAATTCGGATCGAGGGGTGCATCACGCAGGGAGGCGATGGGCGGAGCCGGGAGGTTTGGCAGCCGGGAGCGCGAGGAGTACCCGGTGCCTGATGAGCCACCGTTCACGGCCCGTGTGAACAACCTAGCACACGAGATGGACGAGTCGGAGTTGTACGAGTTGTTTGTTGAAGGGCTGGGCTTGAAAGCAGCCAAGGAGGAGATCACGGACTTCTACGCGCCCAAGGACCGGGCGACCGGGCAGCTCCGCGGGTTTGCGTTTGTGACGTTTGCCGAAAAGGCGTTATTGGAGCAGGCGTTGACACTCAGCCCAACGGAGCTTGCCGGGAGAACAGTTTACATTTCGGTTGCAGCACCGGACCGGCGGGGTGGCATGGGCATGGGCATGGGGTCTCACCGGGGAGGCCGGATGCCGAACGAGCCGGAGCCCGTGCTGGACTTTGGGGCTGCCCGGGACACGCAGGAGTCGCAGCCGGCTCAGCAGGGCATGCCACCGCGGCGTGGTAGCCGGGCCCCACGGGGCCCCCAGGAGCCGGAGCCCGTGTTGGACTGGGGGGCCGCCCGGGACACCAGGGAGAGTGTTCCTGCCCGCGAGGACAGCCGGGGAGGCCGGCGGTTTGGCACGGAGTTCCGTGAGCGGCGTGAGCGGAGCGAGAGGGAGCCCGAGAGGGAGTTTGACTTCGGTGCAGCCCGCGAGACCACCGAGCAGCCGCCTGCCCCGGCACCGGGCCGGTCGTTTGGCCGCGGTAGGGAGGAAAGAGAGCCCCGTAAGCCTCGGGAACCCTCCCCGGAGCTCGACTGGGGTGCCGCCAGGGGCTCCCAGGCGCAGCAGCCCCGGCAGAGAGCCTCACCGGGCGTCTACCGGCCGCCACGCCACGAGAGGAAGTTTTTCAGGCGGGACGACGATGACAGTGGCGAGGTGGACTTTGCCGCGGCCAGAAATTCGCAGGAGGCCGCACCTGCCGGCAGAAGGCAGCCATCTTCCGCCTCATCGACCACAGAAAGCGAGTCGTCGACGCGTGAGGGAAGCCGGTCGTTCAGCTCGAGATCCAGCCGAGAGAGGAAGTTCCGGACCTCGAAGCCCGACGAGACCCCGGAGATCGACTGGTCGAACGTCCGTGGCTCCGGCCTGGGCGAATTGGCTGCCCGGAGGAAGTCCCGGGCAAAGTTTGGCCGTAATGACAGAAGAAGGGGCAGGCAGGAGATGCAAGAGTCTAAGAGAGAGGGTCAAAATAAGAGAGAGTCGCAAGATTCTAAGAGAGAGCCTCAAGATTCTAAGAGAGAGTCCCACGATGGCCCTACCAAGTCCCGCTACGAGCTTCTAAACCTGGCCggagatgatgaagaagatgatgaggtTTCGGCCAATCTAGAAGCCGTGGCCAAGAAGACTGCCAACCTCTCTCTAGAGGGAGACGGCTGGGAGGTTGCAGGCAAGAAATGAACGGCCATAGACGGTTGCCGATGCTTTGATTCTATTTGTTTTACTTTTCCCTGTTGTTAATACTGTGTTTATCTCATTAATATACTACGTGTTCGAAATAAGACGGTCAACTCCGTAATCTAGACTGCTGCATGTGTTCCGCTGCGGTATCTGTGCTATATATGCGTACTACTATCTACATCTATTATCTATGTGCTACCATCTACATCCTACTACCT
It includes:
- the RPL32 gene encoding 60S ribosomal protein L32, producing the protein MAPRLTPKIVKKNTKKFKRHQSDRFKRVDENWRLQKGIDSRIRRRFRGTVYAPKIGYGSNKKTKFLNVHGQKVITVRNIKELDALLMNNKLYAAEIAHNVSAKHRVTLLARAKAIGVKVTNPKGRLTLEA
- the DRS2 gene encoding aminophospholipid translocase, which encodes MSYRKGSQFVIDDDDFFGEDIQMDEMDPFADGGGGDEVNGGDMDEVSMDDMGNSANPFEEGGGVRNGRRSGDRSGNRNENRNGDRSIRGNDRANELNTSHHSLKTWASHLFGRIKSITDHGRKQDAESRQGTREVFVNSSQNNEQFCDNRVSTAKYNAVTFLPKFLAEQFSKYANVFFLFTSLIQQVPTVSPTGRYTTIGTLAVVIAVSAVKEVHEDLKRRAADEELNQSRADILDVGLADFVSRRWTDVRVGQVVKVQEGEAVPADMVILSTSEPDGLCYVETANLDGETNLKIKQARQETAGMVSPGEISRLEGRIVGEQPNSSLYTYEGTLYVAGGPVVALSPDQVLLRGATVKNTRWVQGVAIFTGHDSKLMQNATAAPIKTTDMERIINRQILALLALLVLLSVVSSLGDIITLSAHSSTMEYVGQKQTNKAGLFFLDILTYWILYSNLVPISLFVTVEIIKYYQAYLIGCDLDLYYEPTDTPTVARTSSLVDELGQIGYVFSDKTGTLTRNVMEFRACSIAGRCYTDRIPEGEAARVVDGVEVGYRGYEEMEGEESEEIEGEERESKESEDPPQDNLQHHPTCIRMFLTLLATCHTVIPEVQEDGSVKYQASSLDEGALVEGARRLGYEFRVRKPASVGIRVGNEMQEFKLLNICEFNSTRKRMSCVFRCPDGRIRVFVKGADSVVFSRLEPQSRYVEATAAHLEAFAGDGLRTLCLAERVVGEKEYQEWNRVYQAAAVSVEARSRRLDEAAEQIETHLHLLGATAIEDKLQDGVPETIRAMQQAGIKVWVLTGDRQETAINVGMSCGLLSEDMNLLIVNEQTREATRENIADKLSALEQAQGEDTDSLALVIDGRSLGFALEPEMEDSLLALALRCKAVLCCRVSPLQKALVVRLVKRKTNAILLAVGDGANDVSMIQAAHVGVGISGLEGMQAARAADFSVGQFRFLRKLLLVHGAWSYHRLSQAILYSFYKNIVLYMCQFWFAFSNGFSGQSIVESWTLTMYNVIFLALPPFVIGIFDQYISQDMLLRYPRLYTLGQHGHFFNVQIFWAWAANAFYHSGIIFLAVLFIYRRGNALPDGNIANIWVVGITLYTSCLLTSLGKAALVSSQWTKFTLLAIPGSFLMWLIAFPLYAVIAPRAGVSLEYWGVFRYVYGSPTYWLAIIVIPVLCLLRDFLWKYYKRNWNPEMYHEVQRVQKYHIQDHRPKFSSFQSTIRKVRQVRRMRKQRGFAFSQTRGQGDLVRKYDTTKTRGRYGELQ